From Pseudomonas poae, the proteins below share one genomic window:
- the murJ gene encoding murein biosynthesis integral membrane protein MurJ produces MNLLKSLAAVSSITMISRVLGFVRDTLLARIFGASMATDAFFIAFKLPNLLRRIFAEGAFSQAFVPILAEYKTQQGEEATRTFIAYVSGLLTLVLMLVTVLGMLAAPWVIWATAPGFANTPEKFALTTDLLRVTFPYILLISLSSLAGAILNTWNRFSVPAFVPTLLNVSMIIFALFLTPYFDPPVMALGWAVLAGGLAQLLYQLPHLKKIGMLVLPRLNLKDTGVWRVMRNMLPAILGVSVSQISLIINTAFASLLVSGSVSWMYYADRLMELPSGVLGVALGTILLPTLARTYASKDRQEYSRILDWGLRLCFVLVLPCSLALGILAEPLTVSLFQYGQFDAHDALMTQHALVAYSVGLLGIIVIKVLAPGFYAQQNIRTPVKIAIFTLIVTQLLNLVFIGPLAHAGLALAISAGACINAGLLFYQLRKQQMFQPQPGWGLFALKLLVAVAVMSAVLLGLMHVMPAWSEGHMLERFMRLGVLVVAGVVVYFGMLLLQGFRLRDFNRKSLN; encoded by the coding sequence ATGAATCTGCTCAAATCGTTGGCTGCCGTCAGCTCTATCACGATGATCTCCCGGGTATTGGGGTTTGTGCGAGACACCCTGCTGGCGCGCATTTTTGGCGCCAGCATGGCCACGGATGCGTTCTTTATTGCCTTCAAACTGCCCAATCTGTTGCGGCGTATCTTCGCTGAGGGCGCGTTTTCCCAAGCCTTCGTGCCGATCCTGGCCGAGTACAAGACCCAGCAAGGCGAAGAGGCGACCCGTACCTTTATTGCCTACGTCTCGGGCCTGTTGACCCTGGTGCTGATGCTGGTGACTGTGCTCGGCATGCTCGCCGCGCCCTGGGTGATCTGGGCCACCGCGCCCGGTTTCGCCAATACACCGGAAAAATTCGCGCTGACCACCGATCTGCTGCGCGTGACCTTTCCTTATATATTGCTGATTTCCCTTTCATCCCTTGCCGGAGCGATCCTCAACACCTGGAACCGCTTCTCGGTGCCGGCGTTTGTGCCGACCCTGCTGAACGTCAGCATGATTATTTTCGCGTTGTTCCTCACGCCGTACTTCGATCCGCCCGTGATGGCCCTGGGCTGGGCGGTATTGGCCGGTGGCCTGGCGCAGTTGCTCTATCAATTGCCGCACCTGAAAAAGATCGGCATGCTCGTACTGCCGCGTCTCAACCTCAAGGACACCGGCGTATGGCGCGTGATGCGCAATATGCTGCCGGCGATCCTTGGGGTCTCGGTGAGCCAGATCTCCCTGATCATCAACACCGCGTTTGCCTCATTGCTGGTGTCCGGTTCGGTGTCGTGGATGTACTACGCCGATCGCCTGATGGAATTGCCGTCCGGTGTGCTCGGCGTGGCCCTCGGCACGATTTTGCTGCCGACCCTGGCGCGTACCTACGCGAGCAAGGACCGCCAGGAGTACTCGCGCATCCTCGATTGGGGCCTGCGCCTGTGCTTTGTGCTGGTGCTGCCGTGTTCCCTGGCGCTAGGGATTCTGGCCGAGCCGTTAACGGTTTCGCTGTTCCAGTACGGCCAATTTGACGCGCATGACGCACTAATGACCCAGCACGCGCTGGTCGCGTATTCTGTCGGCCTGCTCGGGATCATCGTGATCAAAGTGCTGGCGCCAGGCTTCTACGCCCAGCAAAACATCCGCACGCCGGTCAAGATCGCGATCTTCACGCTGATCGTCACGCAACTGCTCAACCTGGTGTTTATCGGCCCGCTGGCCCATGCCGGCCTGGCCCTGGCCATTAGCGCCGGGGCCTGCATCAACGCCGGCCTGCTGTTCTATCAACTGCGCAAACAACAGATGTTCCAGCCGCAGCCGGGCTGGGGCCTGTTTGCGCTCAAGCTGCTGGTGGCGGTGGCGGTGATGTCGGCGGTGCTGCTGGGCCTGATGCACGTTATGCCCGCCTGGAGCGAAGGCCATATGCTGGAGCGCTTCATGCGTCTGGGCGTGCT
- the rpsT gene encoding 30S ribosomal protein S20 translates to MANTPSAKKRAKQAEKRRSHNASLRSMVRTYIKNVVKAIDTKDAEKAQAAYVLAVPVIDRMADKGIIHKNKAARHKSRLNGHIKALSVAAAA, encoded by the coding sequence GTGGCCAACACACCTTCCGCCAAAAAACGTGCAAAACAGGCTGAGAAGCGTCGCAGCCACAACGCCAGCCTGCGTTCCATGGTTCGTACCTACATCAAGAATGTAGTTAAAGCCATCGACACCAAAGACGCTGAAAAAGCCCAAGCTGCTTACGTTCTGGCCGTGCCAGTTATCGACCGTATGGCCGATAAAGGCATCATCCACAAGAACAAGGCCGCTCGTCATAAGAGCCGCCTGAATGGCCACATCAAGGCTCTGAGCGTCGCTGCTGCAGCCTAA